In Mesoplodon densirostris isolate mMesDen1 chromosome 2, mMesDen1 primary haplotype, whole genome shotgun sequence, the DNA window GTAAACCAACTagaatttactctttgattttagAAACTGGCTCTGGAATGCTTGGAAGCAGGTACAGTGATAGGAAGAAACTCATCAAATAATCCCAGCCTCTGTCTCAATCAGAACTTTAGAGAAAACAGGGGAAAGTGAGTGTGCTCTGTGACTCTGAACTGTAGGATTTAGGAATAAGTGGTGATAGAAGACATTTGTCATCTTGGTTCAAGATTTGCAAAGCTCCTGAGTATCTACTATAACTAATTCTCAGCCTAGGTACCCTGACTCAAGCTTCTGGGAGAGTTATCAGGCATTCCTGGTCCTAGCAAAGATTGGGGGACCTCACGGAATCCAGTAGAAAGTGGACTTTAACCACTGTATTTGGGGCCTGGGGAAAGGGGCTGGGGCAATTCAGGTTTACTCATTAATGAATCTCTCAACTATCTGCAGGGAGAGCTGGCAATGCCAAgaaggctgaggaggaggaggagattgACATTGATCTGACAGCACCAGAAACAGAGAAGGCTGCCCTTGCTATTCAGGGCAAGTTCCGGcgattccagaaaaagaaaaaggatcccAGTTCCTGAATAACCAGCCTTACCCTTCACCttgctcccttccctccccttctctacGGCTCTGACTCCCATGTATCTTTGTCTCTTTGTCCCTCAAGCTTCTCGTTGAGGCAAGTTCAACACTTATACATTATTTTCTCTGGCCCCTCAAGCCATCACAGCTGCAGAGGCACAAGGAACACAGGGAAGATGAAGAATTCAACAGGCAGCCACTTGCTTAAGGGTGGAACGTTTTCTCCTTGGGATACAGCTCCTTGATCAGTACCTGTGCCTGCCCTATGAGGTTGAAGAGCAAGAGGATTTGAGGTTGAGAGAGGGACCCCTGAcaatgtgggagggagggaaaagccTTCAGAGTACGGTGCCCGAGGGTGGGGCATATGCCCTGTTCCACTGGTTACAACATTCACACTTCAGGTAGCATTTTTTTACCTTCACATCCTTCTCATCAGGACCTCAACTTCCCTCCTATGAGCTAAGCCACAGTGGGGACTGGAGCCTCCCTTTCCCCTGGGCAGACCTAAATCAAACTGTTCCCATGTTAGTGCATGCTCAGTAGATTAGTTCCAAGGAAGGGAGACTGGGACTGGTAGAGACAAGGAAAAGTTTCCTTCATTGTCTAGTCTAGAACCGTAAGGGGCAGAAGTGGAAGAGGTTCAAGGGgccacaggcagggaaatgggaagATTTGGGAAGGAAATCGCCAGTTGatttgggaagaaaagaaaaatgaaggaggaGGAGATCTCTAAGGACACAAGTTACTGCTGGTAACTATATGAAGAATTCTTGGGGCTTTGTTAACCTGCCTACCTCTAACCCCTCATGCCTAGCCACCCCTAGAAGCCACAAAAACCAAGTGACCCTTGTAGTTCCCACCTGCCCCACTGTGGAGTCAGAGCAGAAGTGGAACAGCCACTCTATGTGATTTTAGCATGTTTAATACTtatgaaaacaataaacaaaatcctCAAGTGGGGCCATTTGACCTGTACTTCTGTTCTTTCTTGGGAGGAATATGAATATAAGCTTGAGCTGGCCTCAGGGAGGGTGGTAGAGCAACTGCACGGATTACATGATGGCtcaggaaactaacacagacCGAAGCCCTCTCCTACCTTCCTTCCCTGACCTTGTCCTCACCTTGATTCACCACCCACATTGTCTCTTTCTGCTGCTATTTCCATCCCCGGTGCTCCCCTACAAGGGTGCTCATCCCCTTCCAGCGAGCACACGCTTGGTGGATCTGCCTCTGAAAACACACCtgatcttcccttcctccctctccccgaaTGACCTGTACTAGCTGTCCCTCCTGCTTTGTCTTCCTCCCAcgaccctcctcccctcccactgtTTTATCAAACTTAGGATAAGAAGCAGATGACTCTGGGTCAATAGTGAGCACCGCTGTCACGCTGAAGATTTTAAGCCATGAATAAAATGATGGCTTATATTGCTGAGAAATGATTTCTATACATTGAAACCAGAAGCCAAATGCTGGAAGGTCGAACAAGGaattctttctctcccccattctcctcacttcttttttttttttttgcgggcctctcactgttgtggcctctcctgttgcggagcacaggctccagacacacaggctccagacgcacaggcttcgcggccatggctcacgggcctagccgctccgcggcacgtgggatcttcccagaccggggcacgaacccatgtcccctgcatcggaaggcggactctcaaccactgtgccaccagggaagccctctcctcacTTCTTAGTACTGATTTAAGAATACAGAAGCTGGAACCATGCAGCAGCTCTGAATACGAAGCAAGGAACAATATCCCTGAAAGCAACCAAATTACAAAGTTCATCCATGCCTAACAAGCCATGGCTATAGACTATCAGGAGGATTCAACAGTAATTCATGGGAAGGCCCTCTTCTGTTGCCAGAGACGAGATGGAAATTTTACATTTGAAATCTGTTCTGAGTGCAGTATAGTAATAATGATGGTGGCTTTTAGTCCTGGACTCAGGGGCAACTAAAAGGATAGCCTCATTGCCACACCAGGTGTGTGTCCAGGATGTCCTGGTAAAACAGGAGGATTCCCTGTTCTCTGGTTCCGTGGACACAAGATGGGGATTAACTGTACTGCACCTTGGTCTGCCCCTATTAACACTAAAGTAAAACAGGTACTTCCCGTTCCTGGTGATATGAGCTTCTGAGAGTTGGCTGATGCTAGGGCAATAGTGGCATTCTCTGTCACCAGCCCTCTCCTATAGACTCTGCTGCTTGGAGGATCCCTGCTGATTCGTTTTTTGCCGCACTGATCTggagcatgttttttttttcccttcactaCCACTAGCTCCAGGGTATTATTCTTGTCCTCAtgtgtattttaaagaaagagcATGGTAGCAATAACATAGTCTGTTGCTTTGGGAAAGAGTTTGAACGGGAAAGAAAGGTTTAGGCATCTTTTGCTGGACCAGTAGTAGTTCTCAGTAAAAGTTCTGAAAGCTGGTTTCTCTCTGCCCAGGCTACTTACTTCTACCGTAGGGCACTCAAATTGAGCCTTTCATCTCTGGCATATGTGTAACTCCTCCTTGGGGCTCTAGAATTCTGTCTCCCTGCCAGAGACACGATCCTTGAGTACTGATCACTGAGAAATTATTCCTGAGTGCTTTGTTCTGTGGAGCAAAAACCACAAGTCTTTGAGGGATTGGTGAATACTCATAATAAGTGGTTTAGCAGAAGACACACGCATTAGAAACAGTCGAGGAAGAAAGCAAATGCAGTTGTCACATCTATATCACTGATAACTCTTTTGGTACTTTTTCTCTGTGTaggagtggcagagctgggagtaGAGTCTTGTCAAAAGAGAAAGAGGTCTGGAGATCTGAGCGGGGGATACTTGAAATATGTTCCCAAAGCCCAAACTTGGAGGTGAAAGTCTTGGGAGAAATTCAGGCAGCGAGAAGGACAAGTTTCCTGCTTCCCTGGACAACCTACTTTCAGGGACTTGGTGTCATTGCTGGGTAGGGCTCTTGACCTCTCCTTGAACTTGCCCCAATATAGAGCCATCTTTTTCCACTTTGATCTCTTCCATCTTTTACTCTTACACTTAACCCCTGTCCTAATGTCCTTTTGGGGAGCTTCCCTTCCTGTccacctctgcctctctctgtctaCCCTTGCTGTGTTTCCCTTATTTCTGGAGTTGTTTTCAGTGGGAGTGGCAGCTTCTTTGAGCAGGGGCTGTACTCATCCCTGAGAACAAGTTCTCACTGGAATCACTCTCCAGTGAGCTGATGTCTTCCAGTTTTAATTATCTGCTATCTGTGCCTCTGAAAACTGAGGGTTTATGGGTCAGGTGGTTTGTTAAGATGGACATCACTGGTGCCTACTGTTCTGGTTTTTTGGGTGGTAGCCCCGAGTCCAGATCTGCAAAGGCAGAAACTCACAATCCACAGATGTTCAGAAAGTCATCCTGTTCCCAAGCCTTCAGGAGAGGCTTCTTCATTCCCTCCTTGACTACTTCCCTCCTCCAGCCATTGGGTTAGGGTGGCATTGACAGCTCTCCCTCCTGCTCTCAGGATTCTAGTCTCCCCTTGGTATAACACTACTGCTACTACTAATAGGCCTTTCTTATTCCCTAATCACCTAGATCTTCAAGAATGAAGCAAGAGGGCCATATCCCCCAGATCACTTGAGTATTACCTGCACGTAATGTTCCGTTGACATAGGTTTCATCATGTTCGTCCCCCAAGTTGGGGTAACACCCTAGCCTTATGCTACCTTCAGGGCAtgaatggtgatgacaatggtaatatCTAGATTTGTAAAGTACTGTGTGCCAGACCACGTTCCAAGCAGTTTTACATATgtaaactcatttaattcttacaacccTATGACATATTATTTCccttttacatatgaagaaactgaggcacagagagattaaataaccttCCCAAAGCAAGTGAATAGGTGAGTTAGTATCAGAGCTCAGGTAGTCTGCCTCCAGAATCTGGGCTCTTTGTACCACCTTGATGAGGGACTGGATGACTGAAGAGTAGAGAGCTTTGTTGTCGAGGACGTCCTTCAGACTAGTTTAGAGGGCAGAGAGGGCCAAGCTTCCCTTAGCTGAGCCCAGGCATATCTACTTGGTCCCTCATAGCCCACACAAGTAAGACCTAGACCCTCTGTGGTCCCCCATATTTCTAGGGGACCACCAGCTCTGGCTTTACCTGATTGTACTGCTAGACTCCTCCCAGAATTCTGTCAGTGGCTTGATCGCATCCAGCTGCCTCCCCTGGTGCTCCAAGGAACATAGGGGCAGGCCCTCTGGAATTAAAGGTGGTTTGAAGTGAAATGGCTAGAGAAATGGGGCACAGAACTTGGCGGGTAGGGCTGATACACATGcccagaaaaggaagaagagtcaACAGACTCACATTAGGGTATAAAGGTGAAGAGATGTGGGCATCAAGAAATGAAACCAAACTCTTCTCTAACTCCTGGGAGGGCTCCAGGTCTCACTTATTCCCCAAGCCAGTTCTCAACAGGAGGATGTACTGCCCTCTAGGGGATGTTTTGGAAGTCCATGGGAGTATTTTTTTGGTTGTCATGATAtgtaggggggtggggtggggatgggggagggtttCCTGGTATTGAGCATTCAGGGGTGAAAGATGCTAACCATACTGCAATGACCAGAATAGTGCTGCACAAAATAAAATTGTCCCACATCCcacatgtcttttaaaaataccattgtGTATTAATGTGAAAAACCTGTTATAATCACaacttcattttacatatgaacaCAAAGTACTTTTTGCACCATTTTAAACACTGGATTTTCAGAAATGCAACTAACATGTAGATTGAAGGAACTTATAATGTGTTTTGTTCAGAACTTTATCATGAGTTGCTTACCGTTTCAGAAATCCACGTCATCAATGACAATACTGCTTATGGTATTTGAGTCACTGATACATATGCCCCTATCAGTTTGCATTAGTTGCTGTTGTATTTACAGTGATTCTACGTGTAGGTTCAAGTCTCTACTATGTTATATGCTTCCAGTGTAGTTATGCCTGAACATTAcatattaaaatacaattttattataaattaatctttttttctcctttgtaataCGGTTAGagtattatatttactttttgaaattatgtttatagtttatatttacatatgaatATCATTCCTGGATAGTAAAATGGGCACTGTGTCTGAGGGGTTTGGGAACTGTTGCCCTAAGCTTTTGGAAAGCCATGCCCAGCACTAGCCTGAAGATTCAGGAATTCATCTTTCCCCTGCCTCCacccttttttttctctaaaagagGCCCCCAAACCTTACTGCCAAGCTGTAAGTCTTTACCATGAGCTGAACACTCAGAGAGGGACCACAGGATAAACAATGGGGACTCAGCTGGAAGCCACACTTAATGCCTAGAAAGGAAAGCCTTTGCAGGACAAAAGGATCATGTCTGTGTTGTGATGATGTCTGAATTGCGAAGCAGACAGTAGTAGACGGAGATCTGAGCTGTGGGCAAGTTAGGCCCTCCTGCCTGAGTGTGTACTGGGGGAGAGGTTCCCCACTTGCTTCAactgaacagaagaaaaaaagggaggaagaggaTGACTAGGAACTAACATGGATGGGGCTTCTACTCTATGCCAAGTACTTAGTGACATGGTTTACATATAttctcaatttcttcttttaagtGCACCATAGGATAGATATCAACTTAACAGAGCTCAAGATTCCACAGTCACGTTATTTGTCCCAGGTCACAGAGAGCTTCAACAGGAATTAAAGCAGGACTGGTTTGATCCGTGTTTTAGGTTGCCAAAAACAGGGGTGAGTTCCTCCTTTAGACCATTCCTAATTTTTGGTTCTTTTAGAATAagcaaagagggacttccctggtggcgcagtggttaagactccacccgccagtgcaggggacacaggtttgagccctggtccgggaagatcccacgtgctgtggagcaactaa includes these proteins:
- the PCP4L1 gene encoding Purkinje cell protein 4-like protein 1, producing MELWSTSGPELNTKTSPATNQAAGPEEKGRAGNAKKAEEEEEIDIDLTAPETEKAALAIQGKFRRFQKKKKDPSS